From Micromonospora sp. NBC_01699, a single genomic window includes:
- a CDS encoding MarR family winged helix-turn-helix transcriptional regulator, translating into MSSELSGELPGHEMPGEMPGYELPLRLFQGFRLMIDELHTQLARQGHPDLRPMHGFVFQAIGPDGTTAAELGRRLGVSKQAAGKTIDGLERLGYVVRESDPRDARRRVVRLTERGVDSLVRSARIFDQIRARWATTLGPDRLRGFETDLRTLTPSETFPLDVPGWFNAD; encoded by the coding sequence GTGTCAAGTGAGCTGTCCGGTGAGCTGCCCGGCCACGAGATGCCCGGCGAGATGCCTGGTTATGAGCTGCCGCTGCGGCTGTTCCAGGGCTTCCGTCTCATGATTGACGAGCTGCACACACAACTCGCCCGGCAGGGTCACCCCGACCTGCGACCCATGCACGGCTTCGTCTTCCAGGCCATCGGCCCCGACGGCACCACCGCGGCCGAACTCGGCCGACGGCTCGGCGTCTCGAAACAGGCCGCCGGCAAGACCATCGACGGGCTGGAACGCCTCGGCTACGTCGTACGCGAGTCCGACCCGCGCGACGCCCGCCGCAGGGTCGTACGCCTCACCGAACGCGGCGTCGACTCGCTCGTCCGGTCGGCACGCATCTTCGACCAAATCCGCGCCCGCTGGGCCACCACACTCGGCCCCGACCGCCTCCGCGGGTTCGAAACCGACCTACGCACCCTCACCCCGTCCGAAACCTTCCCCCTGGACGTCCCCGGCTGGTTCAACGCCGACTGA
- a CDS encoding cupin domain-containing protein — MPVIRHAESRRTETPNATMTTLASPAQGGAGQLVWRVDMGAGQAGPLHGIDTEQVWTVLTGAATVELADEAYVIEPGDTLVIPADAPRRVAAAPDGFAAVVVAPVGMRAYRLDAAVVAAHCAVPDGDKLVPAWVV; from the coding sequence ATGCCTGTCATCCGCCACGCCGAGAGCCGCCGTACCGAGACCCCGAACGCGACCATGACCACCCTCGCCTCACCCGCCCAGGGCGGCGCCGGCCAGCTCGTCTGGCGGGTCGACATGGGCGCCGGCCAGGCCGGTCCGCTGCACGGCATCGACACCGAGCAGGTCTGGACCGTGCTGACCGGCGCCGCCACCGTCGAACTCGCCGACGAGGCGTACGTCATCGAGCCCGGCGACACGCTCGTCATCCCGGCCGACGCCCCGCGCCGGGTAGCCGCCGCCCCGGACGGGTTCGCCGCCGTCGTGGTGGCACCGGTCGGGATGCGGGCGTACCGGCTCGACGCCGCGGTGGTGGCTGCGCACTGTGCCGTACCGGACGGGGACAAGCTCGTGCCGGCCTGGGTGGTCTGA
- a CDS encoding putative quinol monooxygenase translates to MINGSGGRAGAGGAGTVVGAEWGWLMFALVVRFELLDDEAAVEFDRLASETLPLIESSEPGTLVYATHRIEDEPLARVFYEVYRDREAFESHERQPHVVRFHAEKERCLAGARVEFLEPSGTKGIPRD, encoded by the coding sequence ATGATCAACGGCAGTGGGGGGCGGGCGGGCGCGGGCGGGGCGGGTACGGTGGTGGGGGCTGAGTGGGGATGGTTGATGTTTGCGCTGGTGGTTCGGTTCGAGCTTTTGGATGATGAGGCTGCGGTTGAGTTTGACCGGCTGGCTTCGGAGACTCTGCCCCTGATCGAAAGCAGCGAACCGGGCACGCTCGTCTATGCGACCCATCGGATCGAGGACGAACCGCTCGCCCGAGTCTTCTACGAGGTCTACCGGGACCGGGAGGCGTTCGAATCACACGAGCGTCAACCGCACGTCGTACGCTTTCACGCGGAAAAGGAACGGTGCCTGGCGGGCGCACGGGTCGAGTTCCTGGAACCATCGGGAACAAAGGGCATACCGCGCGATTGA